From Hydra vulgaris chromosome 15, alternate assembly HydraT2T_AEP, one genomic window encodes:
- the LOC105846732 gene encoding somatostatin receptor type 1 → MSKFPFRYWEFFWYLCVAIIGGVGNFIVLFVIIKSKKLKSSSPFNILIFALALTDLIASLIGLPNYILSTDAFEHPTGANGDLLCKLFTGYFWTFWFLELSVILLVLVSLERRAVVLNPFLTFYESSFKKTVALIIGSIFFTLLISTPNIVGVVYDKDNARGGNFCRYKYTYYESLGIYGVIFLLDTIIPSGIILRCFYDIKNTLKKSNDSITPKTISYESLKASEKKNNPKIKTAETLQLVVLAFFVCIIPNQILYVMSFAKVKGITWNSQIYQVAVLLRFSNSCINPILYSFHSVNFRQNVRIVFNSWMQRNEQINFYSNESFITKHRSQSINSNVDSIESNPVI, encoded by the coding sequence ATGTCAAAGTTTCCATTTCGTTATTGGGAATTCTTCTGGTACTTATGCGTTGCAATTATTGGAGGGGTTGGTAACTTTATTGTTCTTTTTGTCATCATTAAAAGCAAGAAACTAAAAAGCAGTTCTCCctttaatatacttatttttgcTTTGGCTTTAACTGACCTAATAGCATCGTTAATAGGTTTAccaaattatattttatcaacagacGCATTTGAACATCCAACTGGTGCAAATGGAGATTTATTATGCAAACTTTTTACTGGATATTTTTGGACGTTTTGGTTTTTAGAACTGTCGGTAATTCTTCTTGTACTTGTTTCGCTGGAACGCAGGGCAGTAGTTTTAAATCCATTTCTTACATTTTATgaaagttcatttaaaaagaCTGTTGCACTCATAATTGGTTCTATTTTCTTTACGTTATTGATAAGTACTCCAAATATTGTTGGTGTTGTTTACGATAAGGATAATGCAAGAGGAGGAAACTTTTGCCGCTATAAATATACCTACTATGAATCTCTAGGAATATAtggagttatttttttacttgacaCAATTATTCCATCTGGCATAATTCTGCGTTGCTTTTACGACATAAAAAATACACTCAAAAAATCAAACGATTCTATAACACCAAAAACGATATCATACGAAAGTTTAAAAgcgtctgaaaaaaaaaataatcctaaaataaaaacagcagaAACGTTGCAGCTTGTCgttcttgctttttttgtttgtataattCCAAATCAAATCTTATACGTCATGTCGTTTGCAAAAGTTAAAGGAATCACGTGGAATTCACAAATTTATCAGGTAGCGGTTTTGCTTCGTTTTTCAAATTCATGTATAAATCCGATATTGTATAGTTTCCATAGCGTAAATTTTAGGCAAAACGTCCGCATTGTGTTTAACTCGTGGATGCAAAGaaatgaacaaataaatttttattcgaATGAAAGCTTTATTACAAAACATCGTAGTCAAAGTATTAATTCGAATGTTGACTCCATAGAGAGCAATCCAGTTATatag